The following proteins are co-located in the Cyanobacteria bacterium QS_8_64_29 genome:
- a CDS encoding dTMP kinase, giving the protein MRGTLIAFEGVEGCGKTTQLQRTQAWLAARVGRPWVVATREPGGTAVGERLRSLLLEGPKLAARTELLLYAADRAQHVAETIGPQLERGAIVLCDRYADSTLAYQGYGRGLALASIEQLHQMATGGLASDLTLWLDVDVATARARIDRRGSTDRMDGAERAFHQRVRDGFAQLAAACPHRIARIDAEGPSDQVQQQIRTVVRQRLGWPPAR; this is encoded by the coding sequence ATGCGCGGAACGCTGATCGCTTTTGAAGGTGTGGAAGGCTGCGGCAAAACCACCCAGCTGCAGCGGACGCAGGCATGGCTGGCCGCCCGCGTGGGCCGACCGTGGGTCGTGGCGACGCGCGAGCCCGGCGGAACCGCCGTGGGCGAGCGGCTGCGATCGCTGCTGCTGGAGGGACCCAAACTGGCAGCGCGTACCGAGCTGCTGCTGTACGCAGCCGATCGGGCCCAGCACGTGGCCGAGACTATCGGGCCGCAGCTCGAGCGGGGCGCGATCGTGCTGTGTGATCGCTACGCGGACTCGACGCTGGCCTATCAGGGCTACGGCCGCGGCCTGGCCCTAGCGTCCATCGAGCAGCTCCACCAGATGGCCACTGGCGGTTTGGCCAGCGATCTGACGTTGTGGCTGGATGTGGATGTCGCCACCGCTCGGGCGCGGATCGACCGGCGCGGCAGCACTGATCGCATGGATGGCGCCGAGCGGGCATTCCACCAGCGCGTGCGCGACGGTTTTGCCCAGCTGGCAGCCGCTTGCCCGCACCGCATTGCCCGCATTGATGCTGAGGGGCCATCGGACCAAGTCCAGCAGCAGATCCGCACGGTCGTGCGGCAGCGCTTGGGCTGGCCGCCAGCACGCTAG
- a CDS encoding DNA polymerase III subunit delta' (catalyzes the DNA-template-directed extension of the 3'-end of a DNA strand; the delta' subunit seems to interact with the gamma subunit to transfer the beta subunit on the DNA): MDPFASLIGQDRAIELLAASYRQGRLASAYLLAGPQGVGRARAAEAFSALLLGGEEAAARERALRQVRAGTHPDCLWIAPETGRGQPSIGIERARALTEFASRPPLQAPRSVAVIDGAEALTEAAANALLKTWEEPGRTIPIAIAPSQYALLPTLASRCQCIPFSRLSESDVARVLEQQGHHGVLAQPEVMASAQGRPGAALRASACLQALPAGLLADLRAVPQAGLKQRDAAARAAFERELLQLAAEAASQLEAETQLWLLDALQSSYWQQYLQGQLPHCPLPALVQGRHALQAYAQPRLAWEVLLLQFGGVLPLQSRVFPSAA; the protein is encoded by the coding sequence ATGGATCCGTTTGCCTCGCTCATCGGCCAGGACCGCGCCATCGAGCTTCTAGCTGCCAGCTACCGGCAAGGCCGGCTGGCCTCGGCTTACCTGCTGGCCGGTCCCCAGGGCGTCGGACGCGCCCGGGCAGCTGAAGCGTTTAGCGCGCTGTTGCTGGGCGGTGAGGAAGCGGCGGCGCGCGAGCGAGCGCTGCGCCAAGTGCGCGCCGGCACCCATCCCGATTGCCTGTGGATCGCCCCCGAAACCGGCCGGGGGCAACCGAGCATCGGCATCGAGCGCGCGCGCGCTCTGACCGAGTTTGCCAGCCGCCCCCCGCTGCAAGCGCCGCGCTCGGTGGCCGTCATTGACGGCGCTGAGGCCTTGACTGAGGCTGCTGCCAACGCGCTGCTCAAAACCTGGGAAGAACCGGGCCGCACGATCCCCATCGCGATCGCGCCCAGCCAGTACGCCCTACTGCCAACGCTCGCCTCGCGCTGCCAGTGCATCCCCTTCTCCCGTCTCTCGGAGTCCGATGTAGCGCGCGTGCTGGAGCAGCAGGGGCACCACGGGGTTCTGGCCCAGCCCGAGGTTATGGCGAGCGCCCAGGGCCGACCGGGCGCTGCCCTGCGCGCATCCGCTTGCCTGCAGGCCTTGCCGGCGGGGCTGCTGGCCGATCTGCGCGCGGTTCCGCAAGCTGGACTCAAACAGCGCGATGCGGCCGCTCGCGCTGCCTTCGAGCGCGAGTTGCTGCAGCTAGCGGCCGAAGCCGCCTCGCAGCTCGAGGCCGAGACCCAGCTATGGCTGCTCGATGCCTTGCAGTCCAGCTACTGGCAGCAGTACTTGCAGGGCCAGCTGCCCCACTGTCCGCTACCGGCCTTGGTCCAAGGACGCCACGCCCTGCAAGCCTACGCGCAGCCGCGCTTGGCCTGGGAAGTCCTGCTGCTGCAGTTTGGGGGTGTCCTGCCGCTTCAGTCGCGGGTGTTCCCCTCGGCCGCTTGA
- a CDS encoding permease — MAAPAAAPRWFVRQDIDGFFGLALDNLVQILAIVALTQGVLDFPPQILYGRVLPSLAMGLIVGNGYYSWLAYRQGRREGRDDITALPYGINTVSLFAFIFLVMLPVKSQAMADGATATEAARLAWQAGMVACLGSGLIELIGAFAVDRLRRFIPRAALLGTLGGVALTFIAMKFVLRTYAYPLVGLVPLAVVLLTYFGSVRFRLPLTNAVLPGGLVALVLGTALAWATGLASWDAQAFAQAREPLGAYLPQLWMGELWQQRGVLVDFFSVIVPMGLFNLIGSLQNLESAEAAGDRYPGPPCLAVNGIGSIAVALFGSCFPTTIYIGHPGWKALGARVGYSWLNGAVMGLFCLTGAFGLLAFFIPIESGMAIVLWIGLAIVAQSFTAIPARHVPAVAIALLPGIAGWGASVAKSALQAAGMGTPKRPLSANSDELLAAFQNADTYIGGAFALEQGLIFSAMLLAAMTAAIIDREFLKAALWSLVAAALAWVGLIHGYRWTVGSTAIQLDWGAAAEWALGYMLVAVLLLYAQWQKRGSTAARPAAAQAAEGNTRD, encoded by the coding sequence ATGGCAGCTCCCGCCGCAGCACCGCGCTGGTTCGTCCGGCAGGACATCGATGGGTTCTTTGGGCTGGCGTTGGACAACCTGGTCCAGATCCTGGCGATCGTGGCCCTAACTCAGGGCGTACTGGATTTCCCGCCCCAAATTCTCTACGGCCGGGTGCTGCCCAGCCTGGCGATGGGGTTGATTGTGGGCAACGGTTACTACAGCTGGCTGGCCTACCGGCAAGGGCGGCGCGAGGGCCGCGACGACATCACGGCCCTGCCCTACGGCATCAACACCGTCAGCCTGTTTGCCTTTATCTTTCTGGTCATGCTGCCGGTCAAGTCGCAGGCCATGGCGGACGGCGCGACCGCAACTGAAGCGGCCCGACTGGCGTGGCAAGCCGGCATGGTGGCCTGCCTGGGCTCGGGGCTGATCGAGCTAATTGGGGCTTTCGCGGTCGATCGCCTGCGCCGCTTCATCCCGCGGGCGGCGCTGCTGGGCACGCTGGGCGGCGTTGCCCTGACCTTCATTGCCATGAAGTTTGTGCTGCGCACCTATGCCTATCCGCTGGTAGGGCTGGTGCCGCTGGCGGTCGTTTTGCTGACCTACTTTGGTAGCGTCCGGTTTCGCCTGCCGCTGACGAACGCGGTCTTGCCCGGCGGACTGGTCGCGCTGGTACTGGGTACGGCGCTGGCTTGGGCTACCGGGCTGGCCAGCTGGGATGCTCAAGCGTTTGCCCAAGCGCGCGAGCCGCTGGGCGCCTACCTGCCCCAGCTCTGGATGGGCGAGTTGTGGCAGCAGCGCGGCGTCCTAGTGGACTTTTTTAGCGTCATCGTCCCCATGGGTCTGTTCAACCTCATTGGCTCGCTGCAGAATTTGGAGAGCGCCGAGGCCGCTGGCGATCGCTACCCGGGGCCGCCCTGCCTGGCCGTCAACGGCATCGGTTCTATTGCCGTCGCCCTATTCGGCTCCTGCTTTCCCACCACCATCTACATCGGCCATCCCGGTTGGAAGGCCCTGGGCGCGCGCGTGGGCTACTCCTGGCTCAACGGGGCCGTCATGGGGCTGTTTTGCCTGACCGGTGCCTTTGGGCTGCTGGCGTTTTTCATTCCCATTGAGAGCGGCATGGCGATCGTGCTCTGGATCGGGCTGGCCATTGTGGCCCAGAGCTTTACCGCCATTCCAGCGCGCCACGTACCGGCGGTGGCCATTGCCCTGCTGCCCGGCATTGCCGGCTGGGGGGCTTCGGTGGCCAAAAGCGCACTCCAGGCGGCCGGCATGGGCACACCCAAGCGTCCCCTCTCGGCCAACTCGGACGAGCTCCTGGCGGCCTTCCAAAATGCCGATACCTACATTGGCGGGGCGTTTGCCCTCGAGCAGGGCCTGATCTTCTCGGCCATGCTGCTGGCGGCCATGACCGCTGCCATTATCGATCGCGAGTTCCTCAAGGCGGCACTGTGGTCGTTGGTTGCAGCCGCCCTAGCCTGGGTGGGCCTGATCCACGGCTACCGATGGACGGTAGGTAGCACAGCCATCCAGCTCGATTGGGGTGCTGCTGCCGAGTGGGCCCTGGGCTATATGCTCGTGGCCGTCCTGTTGCTCTACGCGCAGTGGCAGAAGCGCGGGAGCACTGCCGCCCGGCCGGCCGCAGCTCAAGCGGCCGAGGGGAACACCCGCGACTGA
- a CDS encoding 2-hydroxy-3-keto-5-methylthiopentenyl-1-phosphate phosphatase yields MPAKAPTEPALQRAVFCDFDGTITAEDTFSVMLQAFAPAESARLLPELYAGRIALRTGVRQALEAIPSRHYPAMVAHADSQPLRPGLSELLDFLDARGIPLHVVSGGLRGMVERVLSRQRSGDCSLLERVASVSALELNASSEYLRVRSAFEGGDELVSKVQVMAQSGARERIAIGDSLTDLNMARAADLTFARDRLGRYLQAENVAYVPWNDFFQVRAYLAQWWEAA; encoded by the coding sequence ATGCCAGCCAAAGCACCTACTGAGCCCGCGCTCCAACGCGCCGTCTTTTGCGATTTTGACGGCACCATTACCGCCGAAGATACGTTTTCGGTCATGCTGCAAGCTTTTGCGCCGGCCGAATCGGCGCGCTTGCTCCCAGAGCTGTACGCCGGCCGGATCGCGCTGCGAACGGGCGTCCGGCAGGCGCTCGAGGCCATTCCCAGCCGGCACTACCCGGCCATGGTGGCCCACGCCGACAGCCAGCCGCTCAGGCCGGGGTTGAGCGAGCTGTTGGATTTTCTCGACGCGCGCGGCATCCCGCTCCACGTGGTCTCAGGTGGGCTTCGCGGCATGGTGGAGCGCGTTTTGAGCCGCCAGCGCAGCGGGGACTGCTCGCTGCTCGAGCGCGTGGCTTCCGTCTCGGCGCTAGAGCTCAATGCCAGCAGCGAGTACCTGCGGGTGCGCTCGGCTTTTGAGGGCGGCGACGAGCTCGTCTCCAAAGTGCAGGTCATGGCGCAATCCGGTGCCCGCGAGCGGATCGCCATCGGCGACTCGCTGACGGATCTCAACATGGCCCGGGCCGCCGATCTGACCTTTGCCCGCGATCGCCTGGGGCGCTACCTCCAAGCCGAGAACGTTGCTTACGTGCCCTGGAACGACTTTTTCCAGGTGAGGGCTTATCTGGCTCAGTGGTGGGAGGCGGCCTGA